In one Deinococcus humi genomic region, the following are encoded:
- a CDS encoding DUF937 domain-containing protein, which produces MSMNATELIQSYFDSDAVARLARLVGLEPEMTGRVLEAGILLQLQALSQSARNPEGEAMIAEAVGALPAFGSVADALDESGGADHLQQAGEMLAPALLGEAANRLPAQVAAQTGADPASVQTLLQMTLPLLLSALGQRGLQAGNIAPMLASLGGAGLEDPQPDGAPVTETASETKTIVVSVAETAVIGAVRVEAEAVTPEAPEELSNEGAPEEVESVESPPAGVVPAALETSPPASVPPAPASQDSISPEVEPLDPGTPEGLLKFLQQRFGGVVGQQIGAVAGFGGGVRKQAALAALPVVLAALVGKAEAGSKLDALARPFAPLTDEDGQVNTALLDSPVEVARIEGQGRGLMASLFGDVNAVTGRLGSALGGSGDSSRRLLALLTPLVLSVLTRAQPAGLAALPWSGLSDGLKGTLPSGFSSLGVLIDSLASGTPLPGTAPTPAPAAPRSMPTGAPARPSPLKPPRPARFETPAPPPSPPARRGGGFPLWLIPLLLLLVLGGYWLVQSRQSADPVTPTPVPDTAAPTSETSTLGTAAGGGMPAMPVQPVFTDPQSGAAVPASGFTLRGTGPSEEVLEVFLGDTRVGGATVGPDGAWSLEVGDGAPIGPQTYTLRNAAGGEMAALNVVVGTADVDGADTTPAGTGGSDTTVPGPRR; this is translated from the coding sequence ATGTCCATGAATGCAACCGAGTTGATTCAGTCCTACTTTGACTCCGACGCGGTGGCACGGCTGGCGCGGCTTGTGGGCCTGGAGCCGGAGATGACTGGGCGGGTGCTGGAAGCCGGGATTCTGCTTCAGCTCCAGGCATTATCCCAGTCGGCAAGGAACCCAGAAGGCGAGGCCATGATCGCCGAGGCTGTGGGGGCTCTGCCCGCCTTCGGCAGTGTGGCGGATGCGCTGGACGAATCGGGCGGTGCGGACCACCTGCAACAGGCCGGGGAGATGCTCGCCCCGGCGCTGCTGGGGGAAGCCGCGAACCGTCTGCCCGCACAGGTGGCCGCTCAGACGGGAGCGGACCCGGCCAGCGTCCAGACACTGCTCCAGATGACCCTGCCCCTGCTGCTGAGTGCCCTGGGTCAGCGTGGTCTGCAGGCCGGGAACATCGCGCCGATGCTCGCAAGCCTGGGCGGAGCAGGCCTGGAGGATCCGCAGCCTGATGGCGCACCCGTGACCGAAACGGCGTCAGAGACCAAGACCATCGTGGTGAGCGTGGCGGAGACAGCAGTGATCGGGGCTGTTCGTGTCGAAGCGGAAGCTGTCACGCCGGAGGCTCCTGAAGAGCTTTCGAATGAGGGCGCACCAGAGGAGGTCGAGTCAGTCGAGTCGCCCCCTGCCGGAGTCGTACCAGCCGCACTGGAGACGAGCCCGCCCGCATCCGTCCCACCGGCCCCCGCGTCACAGGACAGCATCTCGCCGGAGGTTGAGCCGCTGGACCCTGGCACGCCGGAGGGGCTGCTGAAGTTCCTCCAGCAGCGCTTTGGCGGCGTGGTGGGCCAGCAGATCGGCGCGGTGGCGGGCTTTGGGGGGGGTGTTCGTAAGCAGGCCGCTCTGGCCGCCTTGCCGGTGGTGCTGGCAGCGCTGGTAGGCAAGGCCGAGGCCGGGAGCAAGCTGGATGCGCTGGCCCGGCCCTTCGCGCCCCTGACGGATGAGGACGGTCAGGTCAACACGGCCCTGCTGGATAGTCCTGTGGAGGTGGCGCGTATCGAAGGCCAGGGGCGCGGCCTGATGGCTTCACTGTTCGGAGACGTGAACGCGGTGACCGGGCGGTTGGGCAGCGCGCTGGGCGGCAGCGGTGACAGTTCGCGCCGCCTGCTGGCCCTGCTGACCCCGCTGGTCCTGTCGGTCCTGACCCGCGCCCAGCCAGCTGGCCTGGCCGCCCTTCCCTGGAGTGGTCTGTCTGATGGGCTGAAGGGGACGTTGCCGTCCGGCTTCTCCAGCCTGGGTGTGCTGATCGACAGCCTGGCTTCCGGGACGCCGCTGCCCGGCACTGCCCCCACGCCCGCACCTGCCGCCCCTCGCTCCATGCCCACGGGTGCGCCCGCCCGGCCCTCGCCCCTCAAGCCGCCGCGGCCCGCGCGGTTCGAGACGCCCGCGCCGCCCCCATCTCCACCGGCCCGCCGGGGCGGCGGCTTTCCGCTGTGGCTGATTCCGCTGCTGCTCCTGCTGGTGCTGGGGGGCTACTGGCTGGTGCAAAGCCGTCAGTCTGCCGATCCTGTCACGCCCACGCCCGTCCCCGACACGGCAGCGCCCACCTCTGAGACAAGCACACTGGGCACGGCCGCTGGTGGGGGCATGCCCGCCATGCCCGTGCAACCGGTCTTCACAGATCCCCAGAGCGGCGCGGCCGTGCCAGCGAGCGGCTTCACCCTGCGTGGGACCGGTCCTTCCGAAGAGGTGCTGGAGGTGTTCCTAGGGGATACCAGGGTTGGTGGTGCCACCGTCGGTCCTGACGGGGCCTGGAGTCTGGAAGTGGGAGACGGCGCGCCCATTGGGCCGCAGACCTATACGCTCAGGAATGCAGCGGGCGGAGAAATGGCCGCGTTGAACGTCGTGGTGGGGACGGCAGACGTCGATGGTGCCGACACCACCCCCGCCGGGACGGGTGGGTCCGACACGACGGTGCCGGGGCCACGGCGGTAG
- a CDS encoding glyoxalase, which yields MATLITGLDHFQVEAPAGCEEAARAFYGSFLGLPELRKPAAFEKNGGVWFGLPDGRQLHVGVAPDFVPREKGHPALRCDDIGAFGAHCDAHGVPYVSDAEADVLRVFLKDAFGNRLEVVEGSHPSVLL from the coding sequence ATGGCCACTCTGATCACCGGACTCGATCACTTTCAGGTTGAAGCCCCCGCCGGATGCGAGGAAGCTGCGCGCGCCTTCTACGGCAGCTTTCTGGGTCTGCCGGAGCTGCGCAAGCCCGCCGCCTTTGAAAAGAATGGTGGCGTGTGGTTTGGGCTGCCCGACGGGCGTCAGCTGCATGTGGGGGTGGCCCCCGACTTCGTGCCGCGCGAGAAGGGCCACCCGGCACTGCGCTGCGACGACATCGGCGCCTTTGGTGCGCACTGCGACGCGCACGGTGTCCCCTATGTTTCCGATGCGGAGGCGGACGTGCTGCGCGTTTTTCTCAAAGATGCCTTTGGCAACCGGCTGGAAGTCGTCGAAGGCTCGCATCCCAGTGTTCTCCTGTAG
- the paaZ gene encoding phenylacetic acid degradation bifunctional protein PaaZ, translating into MTTQTEARILRPASYVSGQWHANADGQTLVDAVYGRPVAVISSEGVDFAGALAYGRQKGAGLRKMTFHTRARALKALGLYLMERKEEYYALNLLTGATRRDGWVDIEGGIGTLLSYSSMARRELPDERFLPEGKVERLGKAGTFVGRHLLVPREGVSVQINAFNFPVWGMLEKLAPAFIAGMPSLVKPAPQTAYLTERVVRDIIESGLLPEGALQLVIGEPGDLLDHVREQDLVAFTGSAATAAKLKVHPNIIAHSVPFNTEADSLNASVLGLTVTPDSPEFTLYVREVAREITGKAGQKCTAIRRAIVPSGMVEAVTEALKKELGKVTLGDPARDDVRMGALVSVEQRDRVRRTLEELGKESRVIIGGEAGELLGGDREKGAFLDPTVLLCDSPLTAVGPHELEAFGPVATLLPYDSLDDAIQLARMGRGSLAGSVVTHDRAEATELVLGLASTHGRLLVLNRDDAKESTGHGSPLPQLLHGGPGRAGGGAELGGIAGVKHHMNKVAVQADPTTLAAITREYVPGGAVREDVVHPFRKTFDEIGVGDSLLTHRRTVTEADIVNFASLTGDHFYAHVDEIGAKEGIFGRRVAHGYFLISAAAGMFVSPAPGPVLANYGLENLRFVEPVGIGDTIRTRLTCKRKIRKDLREGEERPTGVVEWHAEITNQRDELVATYDILTLVVRARDSFDPPAHGGEESAAQA; encoded by the coding sequence ATGACCACCCAGACTGAAGCCCGAATCCTTCGTCCCGCCTCCTACGTGTCCGGCCAATGGCATGCCAATGCCGATGGGCAAACCCTGGTGGACGCCGTGTATGGCCGCCCCGTCGCCGTGATTTCCTCGGAGGGGGTGGACTTCGCCGGCGCGCTGGCTTACGGACGTCAGAAAGGCGCGGGGTTGCGGAAGATGACCTTCCACACGCGGGCGCGGGCGCTCAAAGCTCTGGGGCTGTACCTGATGGAGCGCAAGGAGGAGTATTACGCCCTGAACCTGCTGACCGGCGCAACCCGCCGCGACGGCTGGGTGGACATCGAGGGCGGGATCGGCACCCTGCTGAGCTACAGCAGCATGGCCCGGCGCGAACTACCCGACGAGCGCTTTCTGCCCGAGGGCAAGGTGGAGCGACTGGGCAAGGCCGGCACTTTCGTGGGCCGTCACCTGCTCGTGCCCCGTGAGGGCGTCTCTGTCCAGATCAACGCCTTCAATTTCCCGGTGTGGGGGATGCTGGAAAAGCTCGCGCCCGCCTTTATTGCTGGAATGCCAAGTCTGGTCAAGCCCGCGCCGCAGACCGCCTACCTGACCGAACGCGTGGTGCGCGACATCATAGAGTCCGGCTTGCTGCCAGAGGGTGCCTTGCAACTGGTCATCGGTGAGCCGGGCGATCTGCTGGACCACGTGCGTGAGCAGGATTTGGTCGCGTTCACCGGTTCCGCGGCGACGGCGGCCAAGCTCAAGGTGCATCCCAACATCATCGCCCATTCGGTGCCCTTCAACACTGAGGCCGACAGCCTGAACGCCTCGGTGCTGGGGCTGACCGTGACGCCCGACAGCCCGGAATTCACGCTGTACGTTAGGGAAGTGGCCCGCGAGATCACCGGCAAGGCAGGCCAGAAGTGCACCGCCATCCGCCGCGCCATCGTGCCCTCGGGGATGGTGGAGGCCGTGACCGAGGCGCTGAAGAAGGAACTGGGCAAGGTCACGCTGGGTGACCCCGCCCGCGACGACGTGCGAATGGGCGCGCTGGTCAGCGTGGAACAGCGCGACCGCGTGCGGCGAACGCTGGAGGAACTGGGGAAGGAGTCACGGGTGATCATCGGCGGCGAGGCGGGTGAATTGCTGGGCGGCGACCGCGAGAAGGGAGCCTTCCTCGATCCCACGGTCTTGCTGTGCGACTCGCCCCTGACCGCTGTGGGACCGCATGAACTGGAGGCCTTTGGCCCGGTGGCGACGCTGCTGCCCTACGACTCGCTGGACGACGCCATTCAACTGGCCCGCATGGGGCGCGGTTCGCTGGCCGGCAGTGTGGTCACGCATGACCGTGCCGAGGCCACCGAGCTGGTGCTTGGGCTGGCGAGCACGCACGGACGCCTGCTGGTCCTCAACCGTGACGACGCGAAGGAAAGTACTGGTCACGGTTCCCCGCTGCCGCAACTGCTCCATGGCGGTCCCGGCCGGGCGGGGGGTGGCGCAGAGCTGGGCGGCATCGCGGGCGTCAAGCACCACATGAACAAGGTGGCAGTTCAGGCCGATCCCACCACCCTGGCCGCGATCACACGCGAATACGTGCCGGGCGGGGCAGTGCGCGAGGACGTGGTTCACCCCTTCCGCAAGACCTTCGATGAGATCGGGGTAGGCGACAGCCTGCTTACGCACCGCCGCACTGTCACCGAGGCCGACATCGTGAACTTCGCGAGTCTGACCGGGGATCATTTCTACGCCCATGTGGACGAGATTGGCGCGAAGGAGGGGATTTTCGGCAGGCGGGTGGCGCACGGCTACTTCCTGATTTCTGCGGCCGCTGGGATGTTCGTCTCGCCTGCGCCGGGGCCCGTGCTGGCGAACTATGGTCTGGAGAACCTGCGTTTCGTGGAGCCTGTCGGGATCGGCGATACCATCCGCACCCGCTTGACCTGCAAGCGCAAGATTCGCAAGGACCTGCGGGAGGGCGAGGAGCGGCCTACCGGCGTGGTGGAATGGCACGCCGAGATCACCAACCAGCGGGACGAGCTCGTCGCCACCTACGATATTCTGACCCTGGTGGTGCGGGCGCGCGACAGCTTTGATCCTCCGGCGCACGGTGGGGAAGAGAGCGCAGCGCAAGCTTAA
- a CDS encoding dihydroorotase has translation MTLTITNIRRPNATTTESVTIENGVIKGWNIPAEGETIDGQGGTIAPALIELHAHLREPGQTEKEDLASGLAAAAAGGYGTVVCMPNTSPVIDDPAIVRSLTEKAKGLGFSRLKPAAALTKGQNGEALAELSYLKDAGAVMFTDDGRTNENARVLRLGLEYAGSLGRMVSVHAEDASLRADGVMNEGPVSEALGLPGNPAAAEAARVARDLEILSGLHAQGSRAHLHIQHLSTARALELVRGAKARGLNVTCEVCPHHLTLTDEALRGFDAMYKVAPPLRTQADADALLAGLRDGTVDCIATDHAPHTRAEKERDLLDAPSGIAYIELAFPLMYTRFGETLGLDKLLDLMTAAPARVMGWVVPSLEAGAPADLVVLDLETERTVNPAEFKTKAKFTPWARETLRGWPLLTVVDGRVAYQRA, from the coding sequence ATGACTTTAACCATCACCAATATCCGCCGTCCCAACGCCACCACGACCGAGTCGGTCACCATTGAGAACGGTGTCATCAAGGGCTGGAATATTCCGGCAGAGGGCGAGACCATCGACGGACAGGGCGGTACCATCGCACCTGCACTGATCGAGTTGCATGCCCACCTGCGCGAGCCGGGGCAAACCGAGAAGGAGGACCTGGCCTCTGGGCTCGCGGCAGCAGCGGCGGGCGGCTACGGCACGGTGGTCTGCATGCCAAATACCTCACCCGTCATCGACGATCCGGCCATTGTCCGCAGCCTGACCGAGAAGGCCAAGGGGTTGGGCTTCTCGCGCCTGAAGCCTGCGGCGGCGCTGACGAAGGGCCAGAACGGTGAGGCTCTGGCCGAACTGTCGTACCTGAAAGACGCTGGGGCCGTGATGTTCACCGATGACGGGCGCACCAACGAGAACGCGCGGGTGCTGCGGCTGGGGCTGGAATACGCTGGCAGTCTGGGCCGTATGGTCAGCGTGCATGCCGAGGACGCATCGCTGCGCGCCGACGGCGTGATGAACGAGGGTCCGGTCAGTGAGGCCCTGGGCCTGCCTGGCAACCCGGCGGCGGCGGAAGCGGCCCGCGTGGCCCGCGATCTGGAGATTTTGTCGGGGCTTCACGCCCAGGGTTCTAGAGCCCACCTGCATATTCAGCACCTGTCCACCGCCCGCGCGCTGGAACTGGTGCGCGGCGCGAAGGCGCGCGGCCTGAACGTGACCTGCGAGGTCTGCCCCCACCACCTGACCCTGACCGACGAGGCGTTGCGCGGCTTCGACGCGATGTATAAGGTGGCCCCCCCACTGCGAACCCAGGCCGACGCCGACGCCTTGCTGGCCGGCCTTCGGGACGGCACCGTGGACTGTATTGCCACCGATCACGCCCCCCACACCCGCGCTGAGAAAGAGCGCGATCTGCTGGACGCTCCCAGTGGGATCGCTTACATCGAACTGGCCTTTCCGCTGATGTACACCCGCTTTGGCGAGACGCTGGGGCTGGACAAACTGCTGGACCTGATGACCGCCGCCCCCGCCCGCGTGATGGGATGGGTCGTGCCCTCGCTGGAAGCAGGTGCCCCCGCCGATCTGGTAGTCCTTGATCTGGAGACGGAGCGGACGGTTAACCCTGCCGAGTTCAAGACGAAGGCCAAGTTCACGCCCTGGGCCAGGGAGACGCTGCGGGGCTGGCCGCTGCTGACGGTGGTGGACGGGCGGGTGGCGTACCAGCGGGCGTGA